From the genome of Fusarium oxysporum f. sp. lycopersici 4287 chromosome 3, whole genome shotgun sequence, one region includes:
- a CDS encoding hypothetical protein (At least one base has a quality score < 10), protein MNISDTYTGNKVPQATNRAMNDQAAHVLHEWMALGRALTESPKIIQTQFCLCLQILGLTLLERYDGTMANALLGLGETEIISTLSEDSEAEYENLASLDQDDINLAFHYIALMRILLEEAGGEEAHMQREYYDSTYSATQNQVIYGAASEVCAGRPLAISAIKELLEICSAALETDWIIVEREPKEGKMS, encoded by the exons ATGAATATTAGCGATACATATACCGGCAACAAAGTCCCCCAAGCCACCAACAGAGCGATGAACGACCAGGCCGCACATGTGCTGCACGAGTGGATGGCCTTGGGCCGAGCTCTTACG GAATCGCCCAAAATTATCCAGACACAGTTTTGCCTCTGCCTCCAAATTCTAGGCTTGACTTTGCTTGAGCGATATGACGGCACTATGGCGAACGCTCTTCTAGGTCTGGGAGAAACGGAGATTATATCTACTTTGTCCGAAGACAGCGAGGCTGAGTACGAGAATTTGGCGTCGTTGGACCAAGACGATATCAACCTAGCCTTCCATTACATTGCGCTAATGCGAATCTTACTTGAGGAAGCAGGAGGGGAAGAAGCTCATATGCAGCGTGAGTACTATGACTCCACATATTCAGCTACGCAAAACCAGGTTATATACGGTGCTGCC TCTGAGGTATGCGCCGGGCGGCCATTGGCAATAAGTGCCATCAAAGAACTGCTGGAAATCTGTTCTGCAGCGCTGGAAACAGACTGGATCATAGTGGAAAGGGAGCcaaaagaaggaaaaatGTCGTAA
- a CDS encoding hypothetical protein (At least one base has a quality score < 10): MHLFALPPELYFLILSFLIPKEQVFLACTSRFAQYITEDALYRSDGRSENPVALLWAARKGEIRTAEMAIAALKKKCSSHWVDCECRFRMLLNKSLYQSSAGGYACIVRLLLDKSADPDAQIGRFGTALQAASVYGRDKVVQLLLERNASVNLHDGRFAAALQLASASGHEKITKLLTDRNADVDAQGGGFATPLQASAANGHGKIVRLLLHKGANINARGRGYGTALQAAAAQGHENIVRILLDRHPDLDAQDEKFATALQLASSKGHDRIVALLLHHGANVNAQNRRFPTALQLASLHGHGGIITLLINKKADINANGAGYATALQLASLHGHESIVNYLINKGADLNARCGGHPTSLQVASANGHERIVQLLAEGGADINAHCAWYTTALHVASTKGYKTIVQCLLDNNADVNAQSEWFATALQAASANGHEEIVKLLISKGADVNAQGGGIPTALQIASLHGHDKVVELLLNSGADVDAQDKRFAAALIMASSAGHGSIAELLRDYGADTDAQGQGHATVLHLASSKGHEKVRTLLRRNVEVQLRDTGCATALQRASLYGHEKSVRRLTHKSVDDNAQGGVRSKASQLA; this comes from the coding sequence ATGCACCTCTTTGCCCTTCCGCCCGAACTTTACTTCCTGatactttcttttcttatacCAAAAGAACAAGTCTTTCTTGCCTGCACAAGCAGATTCGCCCAATATATAACCGAGGATGCACTCTATCGTAGCGATGGAAGGAGCGAGAACCCAGTTGCATTGCTTTGGGCGGCAAGGAAAGGGGAGATAAGAACAGCGGAAATGGCCATTGCggctttgaagaagaagtgtTCTTCTCATTGGGTAGATTGCGAATGCCGATTCCGAATGTTACTGAACAAATCACTTTATCAGTCATCCGCTGGAGGATATGCCTGCATCGTCCGACTTCTGCTCGACAAGAGTGCCGATCCTGATGCGCAGATTGGGCGTTTCGGAACGGCCCTGCAAGCTGCCTCTGTCTATGGCCGCGACAAAGTGgttcagctgctgctggaaaGGAATGCTAGCGTCAATTTGCACGACGGAAGATTTGCAGCAGCTCTTCAGCTAGCATCAGCGAGCGGTCATGAGAAGATTACCAAGCTACTCACGGATAGAAATGCCGATGTTGACGCTCAAGGTGGGGGCTTTGCAACGCCTCTGCAAGCGTCCGCAGCAAATGGCCACGGGAAGATTGTACGACTTCTACTTCATAAAGGTGCAAATATAAATGCGCGTGGGAGAGGCTACGGGACCGCCCTTCAGGCAGCGGCGGCACAGGGTCATGAGAACATTGTGCGAATTCTCCTTGATAGGCATCCTGACCTTGATGCACAAGACGAGAAGTTCGCAACAGCCCTCCAGCTTGCATCATCAAAAGGCCATGACAGGATCGTCGCGCTTTTACTGCACCATGGCGCCAATGTCAATGCGCAAAACCGAAGGTTCCCAACTGCCTTGCAGCTCGCATCGCTTCACGGCCACGGCGGGATTATTactcttctcatcaacaagaaggctgaTATTAACGCCAATGGCGCAGGATATGCTACTGCTCTGCAACTAGCGTCCCTGCATGGTCACGAATCAATTGTAAACTATCTCATTAACAAAGGCGCGGATCTTAATGCTAGATGTGGAGGACACCCAACATCGCTACAAGTCGCATCAGCGAATGGGCATGAAAGGATTGTACAACTCCTTGCTGAAGGTGGTGCCGATATCAACGCACACTGCGCATGGTACACAACGGCCTTGCATGTGGCATCTACGAAGGGTTATAAGACTATTGTCCAGTGTCTTCTCGATAACAACGCCGATGTTAACGCGCAAAGCGAGTGGTTCGCGACAGCTCTCCAAGCAGCATCGGCGAATGGGCATGAGGAAATTGTGAAACTTCTCATCAGCAAAGGAGCCGATGTCAATGCTCAAGGCGGTGGAATCCCAACGGCCCTTCAGATAGCGTCACTGCATGGCCATGACAAggttgttgagcttctcctcaacagcGGTGCCGATGTCGATGCACAAGACAAAAGATTTGCGGCAGCACTGATAATGGCATCATCTGCGGGCCATGGAAGCATTGCCGAGCTTCTGCGGGACTATGGCGCTGACACCGATgcacaaggccaaggccatgCGACGGTGCTACACTTGGCGTCATCAAAGGGGCACGAGAAGGTTCGGACTCTTCTGAGAAGAAACGTAGAAGTTCAGCTCCGAGACACAGGTTGCGCAACAGCGTTGCAGCGAGCCTCACTGTATGGCCATGAGAAAAGCGTCCGGCGTCTCACCCACAAAAGTGTCGATGATAATGCACAAGGAGGAGTGCGCTCAAAAGCATCGCAGTTGGCATAA